From a region of the Borrelia puertoricensis genome:
- a CDS encoding NCS2 family permease: MSKGRETLISQIKNNSLDYKTEFIAGLTTFLSMAYIIVVNPYILSSAGMPLGALVTATCLTAGFATIFMGVFTNTPLALASGMGINAFFAFSVVKGMNIPWEVALGAVFVEGVIFIILSLSRARESIVNAMPVNLRSAITVGIGLFIAFIGFVNSEIIVRNEATLIGLGNLINLKVLFTLLGIIAIVIFELKMIRGSMLLSICITTLMAWCYALFDREAAVSIGIRLPDGVLRYESISPIFNKLNFSYILGENFWNFVFIVFILLFNDLFDTVGTLVGVASKGDLTDNTGKIRNASKILLVDAISTTFGAVMGVSPVTTYVESATGIAEGGKTGLTSVVTGILFLLAVFFAPLFIAVPSSATSAALIYVGFFMCKEIKNIDFSNMREAIPSFLILFLIPLTYSIASGIGIGIIFYVIINVLHSLFTKESVKIAPTILLLFCIFILKLVFSH; the protein is encoded by the coding sequence TTGAGTAAAGGTAGAGAGACATTAATATCACAGATTAAAAATAATAGTCTTGATTATAAGACAGAGTTTATAGCTGGGCTTACAACATTTTTAAGCATGGCGTATATAATAGTTGTTAATCCTTATATACTTTCTAGTGCAGGTATGCCTTTGGGAGCATTAGTAACAGCGACATGTTTAACGGCTGGGTTTGCTACTATTTTTATGGGGGTTTTTACTAATACTCCTTTGGCATTGGCTTCTGGAATGGGCATTAATGCATTTTTTGCATTTTCTGTTGTTAAAGGTATGAATATACCTTGGGAAGTAGCTTTGGGAGCGGTTTTTGTTGAAGGTGTTATTTTTATTATTTTATCTTTGTCTAGGGCACGTGAGAGCATTGTAAATGCTATGCCGGTGAATTTAAGATCTGCTATCACTGTTGGGATAGGATTATTTATTGCCTTTATTGGTTTTGTAAATAGTGAAATAATTGTTAGGAACGAAGCTACATTAATTGGTCTTGGAAATCTTATAAATTTAAAGGTTTTATTTACCTTGTTAGGTATTATTGCCATAGTTATTTTTGAACTTAAAATGATTAGGGGCAGTATGTTATTATCAATTTGTATAACTACTTTAATGGCATGGTGTTATGCGCTTTTTGATAGAGAAGCTGCTGTGAGTATAGGAATTAGATTGCCGGATGGTGTTTTAAGATATGAATCAATTTCGCCTATATTTAATAAATTAAACTTTTCTTATATTCTAGGTGAAAATTTTTGGAATTTTGTTTTTATAGTATTTATTTTGTTATTTAATGATCTATTTGATACTGTTGGAACCTTGGTAGGTGTTGCTTCAAAGGGAGATTTGACTGACAATACTGGTAAGATACGTAATGCTAGTAAAATATTACTAGTTGATGCTATTTCGACCACTTTTGGAGCAGTTATGGGTGTCTCTCCTGTAACTACTTATGTCGAGAGTGCTACAGGTATAGCTGAGGGTGGAAAAACAGGTTTGACATCAGTTGTGACAGGTATTTTATTTTTATTGGCAGTATTTTTTGCACCTTTATTTATTGCTGTTCCTTCTAGTGCAACTTCGGCTGCTTTAATATATGTGGGATTTTTTATGTGTAAAGAAATAAAGAATATAGATTTTTCAAATATGAGAGAAGCTATTCCCAGTTTTTTGATATTGTTTTTGATTCCTTTGACTTATAGTATAGCTTCAGGAATAGGAATTGGTATAATTTTTTATGTTATTATAAATGTATTGCATAGTTTATTTACCAAAGAAAGTGTAAAAATTGCTCCCACCATACTTTTATTATTTTGTATTTTTATTTTAAAGTTAGTATTTTCTCATTAA
- a CDS encoding ImmA/IrrE family metallo-endopeptidase has translation MKSNNFSSYIKAPYVYSDYIISKYAVLLIPVPIIKIAIGEGLKVFEISFKDKYKNFAGYIKPNKKTIYINETMNLQNKRFAIAQQLGHYLMHKYQVFNPSKRTDTINTQNNQMTIEANIFAANLLIPTTTLKLKVFQYKSIKSPQKVMAKEFQVSENIIHFKLSMLNEIHRLEKENKIQKKLKVKQIDRARAKELLLQNVDKLKESIAIDLEKRENTRKESIKKIFEELE, from the coding sequence ATGAAATCTAATAATTTTAGCTCGTATATTAAAGCCCCTTATGTTTATTCTGATTATATAATTTCAAAATATGCTGTATTACTAATCCCAGTACCAATCATAAAGATTGCCATAGGAGAAGGACTTAAAGTCTTTGAAATTTCATTTAAAGACAAATACAAAAATTTTGCCGGATACATTAAACCAAACAAAAAAACTATATATATAAACGAAACAATGAATCTACAAAATAAAAGATTTGCAATAGCACAACAACTCGGTCATTATTTAATGCATAAATATCAAGTTTTTAATCCATCAAAGAGAACAGATACAATTAATACTCAAAATAACCAAATGACAATAGAAGCCAACATATTTGCAGCAAACTTATTAATCCCAACTACTACTTTAAAACTAAAAGTATTTCAATACAAATCTATAAAATCTCCGCAAAAAGTAATGGCAAAAGAATTTCAAGTATCTGAAAATATAATACACTTTAAATTAAGCATGCTTAACGAGATTCACAGACTTGAGAAAGAAAACAAAATACAAAAGAAACTAAAAGTTAAGCAAATAGATAGAGCAAGGGCTAAAGAGCTTTTACTGCAAAATGTAGATAAGCTAAAAGAATCAATAGCTATAGATTTAGAAAAAAGAGAAAACACAAGAAAAGAAAGCATAAAAAAAATCTTCGAAGAACTAGAGTAA
- a CDS encoding ankyrin repeat domain-containing protein, giving the protein MYLGYIIIGITSFTIFNKNLRVKIKSKIKKFNSLYYLTLFILFITSSNLSHYFSEKQLLENFQTFKEDFLAVHKINATFLQKYLSKLQEPIKMELMSKLTPINTIFNASFEKYSKNINKPTDDIIKNYNAYIKAMNTEIKDKIAKLEEETLPMYNKYKLPSLDNKISDIGVDKDGNIIPVIKDSKGQITDLLFYDQNYNLIPFKEYQKHRVKFEIIKDDNNYFKELLNVYYLDSNNTQIIIDYYKNNIDTIPYYIDLKENKDNFLKSIKLKNEYKKYIEEKRKLKVLVSNDNLDEFKVFLEQNPNAFSLNTIFSDGTPVLIHAVKSKSKNIINYAMSKNCNINLTDQESKTTLHNAIINGYNINFIKSLIEKGANPHIRDLNKKLASDYASKNGEIYKYLNNITQ; this is encoded by the coding sequence ATGTATCTTGGATATATTATTATAGGAATTACATCCTTTACCATCTTTAACAAAAATTTAAGAGTAAAGATAAAGAGTAAGATAAAAAAGTTTAATTCCCTATATTACTTAACGCTATTTATCCTTTTTATAACCTCTTCTAACTTGTCTCATTATTTCTCAGAAAAACAATTACTAGAAAATTTCCAAACATTTAAAGAAGATTTCCTTGCGGTACACAAAATTAATGCAACATTTTTACAAAAATATCTCTCAAAATTACAAGAACCAATAAAAATGGAATTAATGTCAAAACTAACACCAATAAACACCATATTTAATGCTAGTTTTGAAAAATATTCAAAAAATATAAACAAACCAACAGATGATATCATAAAAAATTATAATGCCTATATTAAAGCAATGAACACAGAAATTAAAGACAAGATTGCAAAATTAGAGGAAGAAACTCTGCCAATGTATAACAAATACAAACTGCCTAGTTTAGATAACAAAATATCAGACATAGGTGTTGATAAAGATGGAAATATTATTCCCGTAATTAAAGACTCAAAAGGTCAAATAACGGATTTATTATTTTACGATCAAAACTACAATTTAATTCCATTTAAAGAATATCAAAAACATAGGGTTAAATTCGAGATCATTAAAGATGATAACAATTACTTCAAAGAACTACTCAATGTCTACTATCTTGATTCAAATAATACTCAAATTATCATTGATTATTATAAAAATAATATTGATACAATTCCCTACTATATAGATTTAAAAGAGAATAAAGATAATTTTCTGAAGAGTATTAAACTTAAAAACGAATATAAAAAATACATCGAAGAAAAACGTAAACTCAAAGTATTAGTAAGTAATGATAATTTAGACGAATTTAAAGTCTTTTTAGAACAAAATCCAAACGCTTTTTCATTAAACACAATATTCTCCGATGGAACTCCTGTATTAATTCACGCAGTAAAATCAAAATCCAAGAATATAATAAATTATGCAATGTCAAAAAATTGCAATATCAACCTAACAGATCAGGAATCAAAAACCACCCTTCACAATGCCATAATTAACGGATACAACATAAATTTCATCAAATCTCTTATAGAAAAAGGAGCAAATCCCCATATAAGAGACTTAAATAAAAAGTTAGCATCAGATTATGCTTCCAAGAACGGAGAAATATATAAATATTTAAACAATATTACACAATAA
- a CDS encoding PTS transporter subunit EIIC, translating to MITTSNKFAILQKIGKAFMLPIALLPAAGLLLGIGGAFTNETMIQAYSLENTLGQGTLLNIILSVMRDTGGVVFENLPLIFSLGIAIGLANVEKGSAGLAGGIGFLIMHKAINSTLSIQGITTETVNSAYLITTGLNEAQAVAKSFEYTNVLGMHTLQIGVLGGMISGFIAAYLHNKYYDIKLPQFLAFFGGTRFVPIVTTGTMLIIGIILVFIWPPIQSVIAMTGKIVEQSGYFGSFLFGIIERALVPTGLHHIFYMPFWQTPLGGTMEINGELVSGAQKIFFAQLADPNFSGHFEVTKGTRFWVGKWPGHAFGLPGAALAMWWVAKPERKKEMAAFLGSVAFTSFLTGITEPIEFTFLFAAPILFFGFNVFMYGMGFVLMHLLNVGVGVTFADGFIDYLLYGILQGNERTSWINILYVGIPYFFIYFFVFKWTIVRFDFKTPGREDDGVTATRASSKEILDNLREVTTKTIKGLGGIANIKYNSACITKLRIEVYDINLVKDNAYFKSLGAKGIIRQDKGLQIIFGVVSDNVNTEIEKIIKELQTSQQ from the coding sequence ATGATTACCACTTCAAACAAATTTGCTATTTTGCAAAAAATCGGTAAAGCTTTCATGTTACCAATAGCCCTTTTACCAGCAGCCGGACTTTTACTAGGAATTGGTGGTGCATTTACCAATGAAACAATGATTCAAGCTTATAGCCTTGAAAATACTTTGGGACAAGGAACCCTTTTAAACATTATTCTATCAGTCATGAGAGATACTGGTGGCGTGGTATTTGAAAATTTACCACTAATATTCTCATTAGGCATTGCAATTGGTCTTGCAAACGTAGAAAAAGGTTCCGCAGGCCTTGCTGGAGGAATTGGATTTTTAATTATGCACAAAGCTATAAACAGTACCCTTTCAATACAAGGAATAACTACCGAAACTGTTAATTCTGCATATTTAATAACAACAGGACTTAATGAAGCACAAGCTGTTGCAAAATCATTTGAATATACAAATGTACTTGGCATGCACACTCTTCAGATAGGAGTACTTGGGGGCATGATCTCAGGGTTCATTGCTGCATATCTTCACAACAAGTACTACGACATTAAACTACCTCAATTTTTAGCATTTTTTGGGGGAACAAGATTTGTCCCAATAGTTACAACCGGAACAATGTTAATTATTGGTATAATACTTGTATTTATTTGGCCTCCCATACAAAGCGTAATTGCCATGACAGGCAAAATTGTAGAACAATCTGGTTACTTTGGTTCATTTCTATTTGGCATAATTGAAAGAGCACTAGTTCCAACAGGCCTTCACCACATATTTTATATGCCATTCTGGCAAACACCATTAGGAGGAACAATGGAAATTAATGGAGAACTAGTCTCAGGTGCACAAAAAATATTTTTCGCACAACTTGCAGATCCAAACTTCTCGGGACACTTTGAAGTTACAAAAGGAACAAGGTTTTGGGTTGGAAAATGGCCAGGACACGCATTTGGACTTCCTGGAGCAGCACTTGCAATGTGGTGGGTAGCAAAACCTGAACGCAAAAAAGAAATGGCAGCATTCTTAGGTTCTGTAGCATTCACATCATTCTTAACAGGAATAACAGAACCCATTGAATTTACATTCCTTTTTGCAGCCCCCATTCTATTCTTTGGATTTAACGTCTTTATGTACGGCATGGGGTTTGTATTGATGCATCTTTTAAATGTTGGAGTAGGAGTAACATTTGCAGATGGATTTATTGATTACCTACTTTACGGAATACTTCAAGGAAATGAAAGAACAAGTTGGATAAACATACTCTACGTCGGAATACCTTATTTCTTTATATATTTCTTTGTCTTTAAATGGACTATAGTCAGATTTGACTTTAAAACTCCAGGCAGAGAAGACGACGGAGTAACTGCTACAAGGGCAAGCTCAAAAGAAATACTTGATAATCTAAGAGAAGTTACAACTAAAACCATCAAAGGCCTTGGGGGAATTGCTAACATTAAATACAACAGTGCCTGCATTACAAAACTCAGAATTGAAGTATATGACATCAATCTTGTTAAAGATAATGCTTACTTTAAATCACTTGGTGCTAAAGGAATTATAAGACAAGATAAAGGATTACAAATTATATTTGGTGTTGTATCAGATAATGTTAACACAGAAATAGAAAAAATTATTAAAGAACTACAAACATCTCAACAATGA
- a CDS encoding PTS transporter subunit EIIC: protein MSISPGSIFTTLQKVGKAFMLPIALLPIAGLLLGIGGALTNKTMIQTYGIEDILGEGTLTSSILSLMKYTGEVIFANLPLMFAVAIPIGLAKAEKGTAALAGVVGFLVMHQTINGILSLQGINASTVNVEALIAIGTPEAEAIAKSQEYTNVLGIFSLQMSVMGGMIAGFIAVMLHNRLHNIQLPVFLAFFGGSRFIPIITTLVMFIVGIILTCIWPVIQGMMISFGNIIEQSGYFGSFAYGAIKRSLIPFGLHHIFYMPFWQTSLGGTMEINGELVSGAQNIFFKQLSDPNTVHFEVTRGTRFFSGEFIIMIFGLPGAALAMYHTAKNENKKNTASLLLSAGFTSMLTGITEPLEFAFLFAAPALYYLVYVPLFGLAHLLAHVFNIGVGLTFSGGFIDMFLFGILQGNSKTTWIMIPIIGIFYFIGFYYIFKLAIIKFNLKTPGREEVEEVTTTSPQKTAISEIARKVLEGLGGRDNITYLDACASRLRINVNKIELVKSVTYFKSIGASGMLQKGNGLQIIFGGLSDNIRMEIDKTYINS from the coding sequence ATGTCAATATCACCAGGATCTATATTTACAACATTACAAAAGGTAGGAAAAGCTTTTATGTTACCAATAGCTCTCTTACCAATAGCTGGTCTTTTACTAGGAATTGGTGGGGCACTTACCAACAAAACAATGATTCAAACTTATGGAATTGAGGACATACTTGGAGAGGGAACTTTAACAAGTTCAATACTATCTTTAATGAAATATACAGGTGAAGTAATTTTCGCAAACTTACCTTTAATGTTTGCAGTGGCAATTCCAATTGGATTGGCAAAAGCTGAAAAAGGAACAGCTGCTCTTGCTGGAGTTGTAGGATTTTTAGTGATGCATCAAACTATAAATGGAATTTTATCTCTTCAAGGCATTAATGCTTCAACTGTAAATGTAGAAGCATTAATAGCAATTGGAACACCTGAAGCAGAGGCAATCGCAAAAAGCCAAGAATACACAAATGTACTTGGAATCTTTTCTCTTCAAATGAGCGTAATGGGAGGCATGATAGCGGGATTTATTGCAGTAATGCTTCATAACAGACTGCATAATATCCAGTTACCAGTATTTCTAGCATTTTTTGGAGGATCAAGATTCATTCCCATTATCACCACACTTGTAATGTTCATAGTAGGAATAATTTTAACATGCATTTGGCCAGTCATTCAAGGAATGATGATCTCATTTGGAAATATTATAGAACAATCTGGTTATTTTGGTTCATTCGCATATGGAGCAATAAAAAGGTCCTTAATACCTTTTGGTCTCCATCACATATTTTATATGCCATTCTGGCAAACATCTTTGGGTGGAACAATGGAAATTAATGGAGAACTGGTCTCAGGAGCACAAAATATCTTCTTCAAACAACTCTCAGATCCTAATACTGTACATTTTGAAGTTACAAGAGGAACACGATTTTTTAGTGGTGAATTTATAATAATGATCTTTGGATTACCTGGTGCTGCTCTTGCAATGTATCATACCGCAAAAAATGAGAACAAAAAAAACACAGCTTCTCTATTATTATCAGCTGGTTTCACATCCATGCTAACAGGAATAACAGAACCTCTTGAATTTGCATTCCTTTTTGCAGCTCCTGCCCTTTACTATCTTGTATATGTTCCTTTATTTGGATTGGCTCATCTATTAGCACATGTTTTCAATATTGGAGTTGGACTAACATTCTCTGGAGGATTTATCGACATGTTCCTATTTGGAATACTACAAGGCAATAGCAAAACAACTTGGATAATGATTCCTATTATTGGAATATTTTACTTCATTGGATTCTATTACATTTTCAAACTTGCAATAATAAAATTCAATCTAAAAACACCAGGCCGTGAAGAAGTAGAAGAAGTTACAACAACAAGTCCACAAAAAACAGCAATATCAGAAATTGCCAGAAAAGTACTAGAAGGACTTGGGGGTAGAGACAACATCACATATCTTGACGCATGTGCATCAAGACTAAGAATAAATGTCAATAAAATAGAACTAGTTAAATCCGTCACTTATTTTAAATCCATTGGAGCAAGCGGAATGCTTCAAAAAGGAAATGGCCTCCAAATTATATTTGGAGGATTATCTGACAACATAAGAATGGAAATAGATAAAACTTACATCAATTCTTAA
- a CDS encoding acylphosphatase, which produces MHKYQYLISGKVQGVGFRFFTEQIATKIAIKGFVKNLDDGKVEIVAFFENKEQIELFENTLKKGNGYSKIENIEKKILDEKYPFDFKNFCSYY; this is translated from the coding sequence ATGCACAAATACCAATACCTCATTTCTGGAAAAGTACAAGGTGTAGGATTTAGGTTCTTTACAGAACAAATCGCAACTAAAATAGCAATCAAAGGATTTGTTAAGAACCTAGATGATGGAAAAGTTGAAATAGTAGCTTTTTTCGAAAATAAAGAACAAATTGAATTATTTGAAAACACCTTAAAAAAAGGCAACGGTTACTCAAAAATTGAAAACATAGAAAAAAAAATCTTAGATGAAAAATATCCCTTCGATTTTAAGAACTTTTGTTCCTACTACTAA
- a CDS encoding protelomerase family protein, protein MSLKVNIKKELEFFRKNLEAIYVKYLKCEISYSKLNKSLSTLAEKHRSILLRKDKFTNLSIILNLSKTRKIIKEYINLSVIEEIRQKNKLLFFWIPKKVKALSNIDIKDLCKIEELMVSNNILGKKVYFESFLSLFQSPEWLNSYSHHYKISKINSYRREQISVKINLKTYIEIINILLTQKRDIRLKFYGVLMATGRRPVEIMKISKFYVEDSEHIFMKHIAKKKEHNLIHEIVFPTFADSKLIIDSIEEIRYMERTEKLSKEIISSNLAYSYNRLFRKIFENIFEPEESVYFCRRLYSRFSYLAFAPKNMELNLWITTVLGHEHDDIITAFHYNRYILENLDNNADIDLLKLIKRRIYTYVRRKTTYSVITMQRLDVLMEECHVMDENYVKTLHVIKELMIEDGLEKLEMLRGLNVKLRKSFKQKYGYNYNYAKLGEYLALIFEYGV, encoded by the coding sequence ATGTCTTTAAAAGTTAATATAAAAAAAGAGCTTGAGTTTTTTAGAAAAAACTTGGAAGCAATATATGTTAAGTATTTGAAATGTGAGATTTCATATTCTAAATTAAATAAGAGTCTTAGTACGCTTGCTGAGAAACATAGAAGTATTCTCTTAAGGAAAGATAAGTTTACTAATCTTTCAATTATATTGAATCTTTCTAAAACCCGTAAAATAATAAAGGAATATATCAATCTTTCAGTGATTGAGGAGATAAGACAAAAAAATAAACTTTTATTTTTTTGGATTCCTAAAAAAGTAAAGGCACTATCTAATATCGATATAAAAGATTTATGTAAAATTGAGGAGTTGATGGTTTCTAATAATATTTTAGGTAAGAAGGTTTATTTTGAATCTTTCCTAAGTTTGTTTCAAAGTCCTGAATGGTTGAATAGTTATTCCCATCATTATAAGATTTCAAAAATTAATAGTTATAGAAGAGAGCAAATATCGGTTAAGATAAACTTAAAAACTTATATTGAGATAATAAATATTTTATTGACTCAAAAGAGAGATATCAGATTAAAGTTTTATGGAGTATTAATGGCAACCGGACGGCGTCCTGTTGAAATAATGAAAATATCTAAATTTTATGTTGAAGATAGTGAACATATTTTCATGAAGCATATTGCAAAGAAAAAAGAGCATAATTTAATTCATGAAATTGTTTTTCCCACTTTTGCTGATTCTAAATTGATTATTGATTCAATAGAAGAGATAAGATATATGGAGAGGACAGAAAAACTTTCAAAAGAAATTATATCTTCAAATCTTGCTTATAGTTATAATAGATTATTTCGTAAGATCTTTGAAAATATATTTGAACCTGAAGAGTCGGTTTATTTTTGTCGAAGGCTTTATAGTAGGTTTTCTTACCTTGCATTTGCTCCAAAAAATATGGAGCTCAATTTGTGGATAACCACTGTTTTAGGACATGAGCATGATGATATAATAACGGCTTTTCATTACAATCGTTATATCTTGGAGAACTTAGATAATAATGCTGATATTGATTTGCTTAAATTGATTAAAAGACGGATATACACGTATGTTAGGCGAAAGACTACATATTCTGTTATTACTATGCAAAGATTGGATGTTTTGATGGAAGAGTGTCATGTTATGGATGAAAATTATGTCAAGACTTTGCATGTAATTAAAGAGCTGATGATCGAAGATGGTTTAGAGAAATTGGAAATGCTAAGGGGTCTTAATGTTAAACTTCGTAAGTCTTTTAAGCAAAAATATGGTTATAATTATAATTATGCAAAACTTGGTGAGTATTTAGCCTTGATTTTTGAATATGGTGTTTAG
- a CDS encoding plasmid maintenance protein, producing MRQEKISKMPFNKVVDRRLKVFWVIQKLQHNYFTNKRRYSLRNVVMMVNSILEKKGSKTVTKRTIQSDIKNFEEIGLLKIDFNPLGKNNGSFTYYIINKTLEKIANKAISKAYFIQRKKNIDHARDNAIKKDKLKEQNQKFKVSHQIFSHLLSYVKSKYNRYKNSNLKDIETKEKKLEKIILQKFVRINNADLSEMKNIVKTQISYKNTLWNLKDFMEELREYNEDDAVSFFKTILRKKRDKIWFMSKRNIKTDFNIMIGEFKDKNKTKSQKLHQDQEKARKSKMNYIDNPNEIVKASELITEITKTGLLVSN from the coding sequence ATGAGACAAGAAAAGATCAGCAAGATGCCATTTAACAAAGTAGTAGATCGAAGATTAAAGGTGTTTTGGGTAATTCAAAAATTGCAACATAATTATTTCACAAATAAGAGAAGGTATTCTTTAAGAAATGTTGTAATGATGGTAAATTCAATTTTAGAAAAAAAAGGATCTAAAACAGTAACAAAAAGGACTATACAAAGCGATATTAAAAACTTTGAAGAAATTGGTCTATTAAAAATCGACTTTAACCCACTTGGAAAAAACAATGGTAGTTTCACTTACTATATAATCAACAAAACTCTTGAAAAAATAGCTAATAAAGCAATAAGCAAAGCTTATTTCATTCAAAGGAAAAAAAACATAGATCACGCAAGAGATAATGCTATTAAAAAAGACAAACTGAAAGAACAAAACCAAAAATTCAAAGTTTCACATCAGATATTTTCACATCTTTTAAGTTATGTTAAAAGTAAATATAATAGATATAAGAATTCTAATTTGAAAGACATCGAAACCAAAGAGAAAAAATTAGAGAAAATAATACTACAAAAGTTTGTAAGAATAAACAATGCAGACCTAAGTGAAATGAAAAACATAGTAAAAACACAGATAAGCTATAAAAACACACTATGGAACCTAAAAGACTTCATGGAAGAATTAAGAGAATATAATGAAGATGATGCCGTAAGTTTCTTTAAAACCATACTCAGAAAAAAGAGAGATAAAATATGGTTTATGTCAAAAAGAAATATAAAGACGGATTTTAACATTATGATAGGAGAATTTAAAGACAAAAATAAAACCAAGTCACAAAAGTTGCATCAAGATCAAGAAAAAGCAAGAAAATCAAAGATGAACTATATAGACAATCCGAATGAAATAGTAAAGGCTAGCGAATTGATAACGGAAATTACGAAAACAGGATTACTGGTTTCTAATTAG
- a CDS encoding DUF226 domain-containing protein, which produces MKKVEKATHELKARLMARKSELDQKCNNFFKKIEEKNYKKMYHTKIFSMINNFEARPNKGKFWLCFRNVFDPNKYESLHLFHMRQGDKFIGIYYGFTKLPKPFIIKYKENEAKKTSRIIKIYYIEFRFKKGSVFCYLRSLHTLLKAKNKERMFYNSLLDRTLRLEREVHQFYGKEYLEDKGILGWIKENQK; this is translated from the coding sequence ATGAAAAAAGTGGAAAAGGCAACACATGAGTTAAAAGCGAGATTGATGGCAAGAAAGTCAGAACTGGATCAGAAGTGTAATAATTTTTTCAAGAAAATAGAAGAAAAAAACTATAAAAAAATGTACCACACAAAGATTTTCAGTATGATAAATAATTTTGAAGCAAGACCAAATAAAGGTAAATTTTGGTTATGTTTTAGGAATGTTTTCGATCCTAATAAATATGAAAGTCTTCATTTATTTCATATGAGGCAAGGAGATAAATTTATAGGAATTTACTATGGATTTACAAAGTTACCAAAACCATTTATTATAAAGTACAAAGAAAATGAAGCAAAAAAGACATCCAGAATAATAAAAATTTATTACATTGAATTTAGATTTAAAAAGGGAAGTGTTTTTTGTTATTTGAGAAGTTTACATACATTGTTGAAAGCAAAAAATAAGGAAAGGATGTTTTACAATTCTTTGTTAGATAGAACTTTAAGATTGGAAAGAGAAGTCCACCAATTTTATGGAAAAGAATATCTTGAAGACAAAGGAATATTAGGATGGATAAAAGAAAACCAAAAATAA
- a CDS encoding ParA family protein has product MDKRKPKIITIASIKGGVGKSTTALFLSNILASKKYKTLLIDLDPQASGTSFYINLIKSQNVDIKKVNIYRVLKKELNIENSIVKINENLDFIASHLTLSQFNEESISLKESLLKIFLSYIQHRYNFIIMDTAPTLGSLLNNSLIITDYLIIPLPTDQWAIESVDLITNRLRDIFRSELPTFYLVTNLIERQTIDKELKEFIESEYKENFLGSVPKRDNLRKTIFHRVDFNPNEDYYKAYNEILETFLSRINN; this is encoded by the coding sequence ATGGATAAAAGAAAACCAAAAATAATTACCATAGCCTCAATCAAGGGGGGTGTCGGGAAAAGTACAACCGCTTTGTTTTTGAGTAATATTCTTGCAAGTAAAAAATACAAAACACTATTAATTGATCTAGACCCACAAGCTAGTGGTACGAGTTTTTACATTAATCTTATAAAGAGTCAAAATGTAGATATAAAGAAAGTTAATATATACAGAGTGTTAAAAAAAGAATTGAATATTGAAAATTCAATTGTAAAGATCAATGAAAATCTTGATTTTATAGCAAGTCACTTGACCTTAAGTCAGTTTAATGAAGAGAGTATATCTTTGAAGGAAAGTCTACTTAAAATATTTTTAAGTTATATACAACACAGGTATAACTTTATCATTATGGATACAGCTCCGACTTTAGGAAGTTTACTAAATAATAGTTTAATAATCACTGATTATCTTATCATCCCTTTACCAACCGATCAATGGGCAATTGAGAGTGTAGATTTGATAACTAACAGATTGAGGGATATATTTAGAAGTGAATTACCAACATTTTATTTAGTAACTAATCTGATTGAAAGGCAGACAATAGATAAAGAATTAAAAGAATTTATTGAGAGTGAATATAAGGAAAATTTTTTGGGAAGTGTTCCAAAGAGAGATAATTTGAGAAAAACTATTTTTCACAGAGTTGATTTTAATCCAAACGAAGACTACTACAAAGCTTATAATGAAATATTAGAAACTTTTTTAAGTAGGATTAATAATTAA